In Pseudomonas fluorescens, one genomic interval encodes:
- a CDS encoding c-type cytochrome: MTLKRISVVLLACLTLSACGGVDPNSPLGQRKAIFKQMLKTGEDLGGMLRGRIPFDGPKFAEGAVKLDALSHEPWKHFPQVREEDHTSAKDDVWLRQARFQELARNLEAATGELVIASKVQPYKASNLGPAVQKVEDACSACHKEFRDH; this comes from the coding sequence ATGACTCTTAAAAGAATTTCTGTTGTATTGCTGGCCTGTCTGACCTTGTCCGCCTGTGGCGGCGTCGATCCGAATTCTCCGCTGGGGCAACGCAAGGCGATCTTCAAACAAATGCTCAAGACCGGCGAAGACCTGGGCGGCATGTTGCGTGGACGTATTCCGTTCGACGGGCCGAAATTCGCCGAAGGCGCGGTGAAGCTCGATGCGTTGTCGCATGAACCGTGGAAGCATTTCCCGCAGGTTCGTGAAGAAGATCACACCAGCGCCAAGGATGATGTCTGGCTGCGTCAGGCCCGCTTTCAGGAATTGGCCCGTAACCTTGAGGCGGCCACCGGTGAACTGGTGATCGCCAGCAAGGTTCAGCCGTACAAGGCCAGTAACCTCGGGCCTGCGGTGCAGAAAGTTGAAGATGCCTGCAGCGCTTGCCATAAAGAGTTTCGCGATCATTGA
- a CDS encoding DUF1090 domain-containing protein, with translation MKFLAPLALLTLCGVLAAPVMADEDAPGLTGCAAKKQGIINQLEQAKSRGNTDQQAGLQTALDEVTKNCTDAGLKKERENKVLEAKHEVSKRQADLDKAMKKGDPEKINKRKDKLAESRKELQDALDQIDK, from the coding sequence ATGAAATTTCTTGCACCGCTTGCCTTGCTGACTCTCTGTGGTGTTCTGGCCGCGCCTGTGATGGCTGACGAAGATGCACCGGGCCTGACCGGTTGCGCCGCGAAGAAGCAGGGCATCATCAATCAGCTCGAGCAGGCGAAATCCCGGGGCAACACCGATCAGCAGGCCGGTCTGCAAACCGCTCTGGATGAAGTGACGAAGAACTGCACCGATGCCGGCCTGAAGAAAGAACGCGAAAACAAGGTGCTGGAAGCCAAGCACGAAGTGAGCAAGCGTCAGGCGGATCTCGACAAGGCGATGAAGAAAGGCGATCCGGAGAAGATTAACAAGCGCAAGGACAAGCTCGCCGAGTCGCGCAAGGAACTGCAGGATGCGCTGGATCAGATCGACAAGTAA
- the mltA gene encoding murein transglycosylase A codes for MNSRFKAWRHPLIATLPLLAILAGCTGGDTAKPKTHALATYSSATWEALPAVSDSDLVAGFSSWRSACTRLKADPVWGGTCAAAANVPQSANEIRAFLKQNLDVFGLRAEHDNPNGLITGYYEPVYPGSLTPTEVANVPVYGVPEDMIIVSLDSIYPELKGKRLRGRLEGRVVKPYDDAATIESKGVKAPVVAYLTDPMNLQFLQIQGSGRIQTPDGKQLRIAYADQNGHPYRPIGRWLVEQGELKKEDVTMSAISNWAKANPSRIPELLGSNPSYVFFTRNPDSNEGPRGSLNVPLTAGYSAAVDRKVIPLGSLLWLSTTRPDGSALVRPVAAQDTGGAIAGEVRADLFWGTGDAAGQLAGDMKQQGQIWMLWPKGVALPRVPQVADTVKDKP; via the coding sequence ATGAACAGCCGTTTCAAGGCCTGGCGTCACCCACTGATCGCAACCCTGCCACTGCTGGCAATCCTTGCCGGCTGTACGGGTGGCGACACTGCCAAACCGAAAACCCATGCCTTGGCCACTTATTCCAGCGCCACTTGGGAAGCCTTGCCGGCGGTGTCCGACAGCGATCTGGTGGCCGGTTTCAGTTCATGGCGCAGCGCCTGCACCCGACTCAAGGCTGATCCGGTCTGGGGCGGCACCTGCGCGGCAGCCGCCAACGTGCCGCAAAGCGCCAACGAGATTCGCGCGTTCCTCAAGCAGAACCTCGACGTGTTCGGACTGCGCGCCGAGCATGACAACCCCAACGGTCTGATCACCGGTTACTACGAACCGGTCTACCCCGGCAGCCTGACGCCCACCGAGGTGGCGAACGTGCCGGTGTACGGCGTGCCGGAAGACATGATCATCGTCTCGCTGGACAGCATTTACCCGGAACTGAAGGGCAAGCGCCTGCGTGGCCGTCTCGAAGGCCGAGTGGTCAAGCCGTATGACGACGCGGCGACCATCGAGTCCAAAGGCGTCAAAGCGCCGGTAGTGGCGTACCTGACCGATCCAATGAACCTGCAGTTTTTGCAGATCCAGGGCTCGGGGCGGATTCAGACGCCGGATGGCAAACAACTGCGCATCGCCTACGCCGACCAGAACGGCCATCCGTACCGGCCGATCGGTCGCTGGCTGGTCGAGCAAGGCGAGCTGAAGAAAGAAGACGTGACCATGAGCGCGATCAGCAACTGGGCCAAGGCCAACCCGTCGCGCATCCCGGAACTGCTGGGCAGCAACCCGAGCTACGTGTTCTTCACCCGCAACCCGGACAGCAACGAAGGCCCACGCGGCTCGCTGAACGTGCCGTTAACGGCAGGTTACAGCGCAGCGGTGGATCGCAAGGTGATTCCGTTGGGAAGCCTGCTGTGGCTGTCGACCACCCGCCCGGACGGCAGCGCTTTGGTTCGCCCGGTCGCGGCGCAGGACACCGGTGGCGCGATTGCCGGCGAGGTGCGTGCGGATCTGTTCTGGGGCACCGGCGATGCTGCCGGGCAACTGGCCGGCGACATGAAACAGCAGGGACAGATCTGGATGCTCTGGCCTAAAGGTGTGGCGTTGCCGCGAGTGCCGCAGGTGGCCGATACGGTTAAGGACAAGCCTTAA
- a CDS encoding MAPEG family protein — MTVALWCVLIAIFLPYVCTIVAKVSGGFRLSDNHDPRDFLDSVGGVARRAHAAQLNSFEVMPAFAAAVIVAHLVGTAQLVTVNVLAVLFITSRLLYIICYLADWAILRSLVWFVGMGLIAAFFFVSV; from the coding sequence ATGACGGTGGCTCTGTGGTGTGTGTTGATCGCGATTTTCCTGCCGTATGTGTGCACGATTGTGGCCAAGGTCTCGGGCGGTTTCAGGCTCAGTGACAATCATGATCCTCGGGATTTTCTCGATAGCGTGGGCGGCGTCGCCCGACGGGCGCATGCGGCGCAGTTGAACAGCTTCGAGGTGATGCCGGCGTTTGCGGCAGCGGTGATCGTTGCCCATCTGGTGGGCACGGCGCAGCTGGTGACAGTGAATGTGCTGGCGGTGCTGTTTATCACCAGTCGCCTGCTGTACATCATCTGCTACCTGGCGGATTGGGCGATCTTGCGGTCGCTGGTGTGGTTTGTCGGGATGGGGCTGATTGCTGCGTTCTTCTTTGTGTCGGTCTGA
- the ligB gene encoding NAD-dependent DNA ligase LigB yields the protein MLATLRLFSVLLLSFTPLIAHAACPDWPFGKAQVEISALQQQIDQWDDAYHREGRSLIADELYDQSRVRLIEWRQCFQQPAAPEPLRSASGSVAHPIAHTGLDKLHQAAAVQAWLKDRQDVWVQPKVDGVAVTLIYRRGLLQQAISRGDGISGQDWTASAQKIAAIPQQLTQPLDLLVQGELYWRLNQHVQASAGSVNARATVAGLMSRKTLSAEQASGIGLFVWDWPQGPANLPERISTLATLGFATTAPFSQVIANFTDAQKWREHWYRSPLPFATDGIVLRQSQRPPAERWQASAPYWAIAWKYPFARALAEVRKVNFKVGRSGRITPVLELSPVMLDDREIRRVSAGSLKRWQTLDIRPGDQVAISLAGLTIPRLDSVVLRTSERAALDIPDTRDFHALSCWQPTPGCESQFLARLTWLSGKQGLALQNVGRGTWEKLLETGRLNNLLDWLTLDEPELANIAGFGERSSTRLINSFHSARQRPFTQWLKALGLPPTGQAQLADSWQALAQRDTEQWQAEAGIGPGRAAQLSAFFRDPQVLALSDTLRAAGIDGF from the coding sequence ATGCTTGCCACGCTGCGCCTGTTTTCAGTTCTTTTGCTGAGTTTCACCCCTCTGATCGCCCATGCAGCCTGCCCAGACTGGCCATTCGGCAAAGCGCAAGTTGAAATCTCGGCTCTGCAACAGCAGATCGACCAATGGGACGACGCCTACCACCGCGAAGGCCGCTCGCTGATTGCCGACGAACTCTACGATCAATCGCGCGTGCGGCTCATCGAATGGCGCCAGTGCTTCCAGCAGCCCGCAGCGCCCGAACCGTTGCGCAGCGCGTCTGGCTCCGTCGCGCATCCAATCGCCCACACCGGTCTGGACAAGCTTCACCAAGCCGCCGCCGTTCAAGCATGGTTAAAGGATCGGCAGGATGTCTGGGTACAACCCAAGGTCGATGGTGTAGCGGTCACGCTGATTTACCGTCGCGGCCTGTTGCAGCAGGCGATCAGTCGCGGCGACGGGATCAGCGGTCAGGACTGGACAGCGTCGGCGCAAAAGATCGCTGCCATTCCGCAACAACTGACCCAACCGCTGGACCTGCTGGTGCAGGGCGAGCTCTATTGGCGCCTGAATCAGCATGTGCAAGCCAGCGCCGGCAGCGTCAACGCCCGCGCCACCGTTGCCGGGCTGATGAGCCGTAAAACCTTGAGCGCAGAACAGGCGTCCGGGATCGGTCTGTTCGTCTGGGACTGGCCGCAGGGCCCGGCGAATCTGCCTGAAAGAATATCGACGCTAGCGACGCTGGGCTTCGCCACGACAGCGCCATTCAGTCAGGTCATCGCCAACTTTACCGACGCGCAAAAATGGCGCGAGCACTGGTATCGATCGCCCCTGCCGTTCGCTACTGACGGCATCGTCCTGCGCCAGAGCCAGCGTCCACCGGCTGAGCGCTGGCAGGCGAGCGCGCCCTACTGGGCTATCGCCTGGAAATACCCGTTTGCCCGAGCGCTGGCCGAAGTGCGCAAAGTGAATTTCAAAGTCGGCCGCAGCGGACGCATCACGCCAGTATTGGAGTTGTCGCCGGTGATGCTCGATGACCGCGAGATCAGACGCGTCAGTGCCGGGTCACTCAAGCGCTGGCAGACGCTGGATATCCGCCCCGGCGATCAAGTGGCAATCAGCCTGGCCGGGTTGACGATTCCACGACTCGACAGTGTGGTGTTGCGTACCTCCGAACGGGCCGCCCTCGACATTCCCGACACGCGCGACTTCCACGCCCTGAGCTGCTGGCAACCGACACCCGGTTGCGAAAGCCAGTTTCTCGCGCGCCTGACCTGGCTCAGTGGCAAGCAGGGGCTGGCGCTGCAGAATGTCGGGCGCGGCACCTGGGAGAAACTTCTGGAAACAGGCCGCCTGAACAACCTGCTGGATTGGTTGACCCTCGACGAGCCAGAGCTTGCTAACATTGCCGGCTTCGGCGAACGCAGCAGCACACGTCTGATCAACAGTTTTCACAGCGCCCGCCAACGGCCGTTCACCCAGTGGCTCAAAGCATTGGGTTTACCGCCGACGGGGCAGGCACAACTGGCCGACTCGTGGCAGGCGCTGGCACAACGCGACACCGAACAATGGCAGGCAGAAGCCGGAATCGGCCCGGGCCGCGCGGCGCAATTGAGCGCATTCTTCCGCGACCCGCAGGTGCTGGCCTTGAGTGACACATTACGCGCCGCCGGAATCGACGGTTTCTGA
- the metK gene encoding methionine adenosyltransferase yields MSEYSLFTSESVSEGHPDKIADQISDAVLDAIIAQDKHARVAVETLVKTGVAIVAGEVTTSAWVDLEQIVRDVICDIGYTSSEVGFDGATCGVMNIIGKQSPDINQGVDRAKPEDQGAGDQGLMFGYASNETDVLMPAPITFSHQLVQRQAEARKSGLLPWLRPDAKSQVTCRYEGGKVVGIDAVVLSTQHNPEVSYKDLREGVMELIVKHVLPAELLSKDTQFHINPTGQFIIGGPVGDCGLTGRKIIVDSYGGMARHGGGAFSGKDPSKVDRSAAYAGRYVAKNIVAAGLAERCEIQVSYAIGVAQPTSISLNTFGTGKISDDKIIKLVREVFDLRPYAITTMLDLLHPMYQETAAYGHFGRAPQTKTVGEDTFSTFTWEKTDRADALRSAAGL; encoded by the coding sequence ATGAGCGAATACTCCCTCTTCACCTCCGAGTCCGTGTCTGAAGGACATCCGGACAAAATCGCCGACCAGATTTCCGATGCGGTGCTGGACGCCATTATCGCCCAGGACAAACACGCACGCGTTGCCGTGGAAACCCTGGTCAAGACTGGCGTTGCCATCGTGGCCGGTGAAGTGACCACCAGCGCCTGGGTTGACCTGGAGCAGATCGTTCGTGACGTGATCTGCGACATCGGCTACACCAGTTCCGAAGTCGGCTTCGACGGCGCGACCTGCGGCGTGATGAACATCATCGGCAAGCAGTCCCCTGACATCAACCAGGGCGTTGACCGTGCCAAGCCTGAAGATCAGGGCGCTGGCGACCAAGGCCTGATGTTCGGCTACGCCAGCAACGAAACCGACGTGCTGATGCCAGCGCCGATCACCTTCTCGCACCAGCTGGTGCAGCGCCAGGCCGAAGCCCGCAAATCGGGTCTGCTGCCGTGGCTGCGTCCGGACGCCAAGTCGCAAGTGACGTGCCGTTACGAAGGCGGCAAGGTTGTCGGTATCGACGCCGTTGTTCTGTCGACCCAGCACAACCCTGAAGTGTCGTACAAAGACCTGCGCGAAGGCGTGATGGAGCTGATCGTCAAGCACGTGCTGCCTGCCGAACTGCTGAGCAAAGACACCCAGTTCCACATCAACCCGACCGGCCAGTTCATCATTGGCGGCCCGGTAGGTGACTGCGGTCTGACCGGTCGCAAGATCATCGTCGACAGCTACGGCGGCATGGCCCGTCACGGCGGTGGCGCGTTCTCCGGTAAAGATCCATCGAAGGTTGACCGTTCGGCGGCCTACGCAGGCCGTTATGTTGCCAAGAACATCGTCGCTGCCGGCCTGGCCGAGCGTTGCGAGATCCAGGTGTCCTACGCCATCGGTGTCGCTCAGCCGACTTCGATTTCGCTGAACACCTTCGGTACCGGCAAGATCAGCGATGACAAGATCATCAAACTGGTGCGTGAAGTATTCGACCTGCGTCCATACGCGATCACCACCATGCTCGACCTGCTGCACCCGATGTACCAGGAAACTGCAGCCTACGGCCACTTCGGTCGTGCTCCGCAGACCAAGACTGTTGGCGAAGACACCTTCTCCACCTTCACCTGGGAAAAAACCGACCGCGCCGACGCTCTGCGTTCTGCCGCTGGTCTGTAA